TCCTCAGTCAAGAAGCTACGCAGAGAATAAAAGAAAAAGGTTCTTGCGATACGCATACCCGAGTTCCACTAAGTCAGGGGAAAGGTTGAAAAACTTGATTAAAAGGCTGACAAGTTAAAAAAAGACCTATACTTTCAATATCTAACTTGGTGACTTCCAACAGTCTAGGAATATAAAGGAGTAATCAAATGAATACAACTTCACGTAATTATTGGTCATTGTATGTAGAGTTTTTAGAGGTCTTTAAAGATTTAAATTATAAAGGGTTCTCTATTCCCTACTTATGTCATTTTCGTAGTCTGAACCATGAAAACAAATATATTTGGGACCATTTATCATCAGAGGAATTTATAAAATCTTTATCGCATGAAGTCAGAGACCAAAAAACATTGCAGCAAATTTTCAATACGTATAAACAATCGCATATAAACCGAAAAACAAGTAAACTATTCAATAAGGCAAGTCATACAAATGGAAAAGTAGTTTTATATGATGCCTATAATTTGATACGCTTTCCGAAAGAAATAATAACTAAACATTTCTCTCCTACATCCACTATTTTTCTTCAAGATTATAAGCTTAACGAAAAACCAAAAGTAATTAAAGGTATTCCTGTAGAAGGGATTCCCTCTCATTATTTAGAGGAATACAGTGCTAATGTAAGTTCAAATATCCAAATATTAAAAGATAAAGCGGATAAAATTATATCAACTTATACCGGTCACCCAATGTTTAACAATGAAACATTCAAAAAATATTTTTATATGCAAATAGAAGGAATAGTCAACCGTATTGAGGAAGCCAATAGATATTTTAGAAAGAATCCAGTCTCTTGCATTATTTTTTCTTCAACACATTATTACCAATGCAGGACAATTGCCATGGTCGCGGCGGAATTAGGGATTCCTACCATATGTATGCAGCATGGTATTATTGGAGATGAACGAGGTTACATGCCTAAGATAGCAGATGTTGATGCTGTTTATTCAAATTTTGAAATCAACTGGTTTAAACAATTAGATATATCAGATCAAGCTTTAGAAGTAATTGGACATCCGAGATTTGATACTATCCACCAGGATCCTTCTGTTTCTAAGAATGAGTTAGAGAAACAATTAGCATTAAAGGAAAATAAGAAAACGATACTAATAATTGTCAGGGGCAAAATTCAAATTGAAAAATGGGAAAAACTTATTAAAATACTTGATAAGACCGGGGATTACAATATTGTCATTAAAGATTATCCGTACTTGACACACCAACTCACTGCCATATCGCCTAACTTGTATCCATCTAAACACTTTCAATTATATGATTTAATTCATCATAGTGATTTAGTCGTCTCTTATATTTCTACTGTAGGTTTGGAGGCTATGATTGCTAAAAAGCCAGTTTTTGTTTTGTCCACTCCTTTTCCCACGTATACCGGTTATTTCGACTCTTTAGGTGAATTAGTACAATCAGACCCTTTAATAATCTCAAAAATGATCAACAATTATTTCATAGATGAAAAATTTAAAGAGCTAGTTGAAGAGAAACGGGAAGCATTTTTATCACAAGCATATCCTGCAGCAAAACCTTCTGGAGATAGGCTGGTTGACTTAGTTAATCGGCTGGCAAAATCCATCAGGGACAGCCACTAGCAAACTGAAGGCATTAATTCACAGACTTACAATATAAATGATCATTCAGCTCTCCATATCTTTAGGGATAGAGGGCTTTTTTTGAAGAGAAAAGACTTTCTCTAACTTTTTATAAGAAAACTTTAAACATGACTAACAAGATCATTTAATTATTCCATAAAACTAATAAAATGTGGATAGATAAGGCGATCATTTTTAGGTTGTTACCCTCTATCATATGCCAATACGCTTTCTTTATTGTTACATATTATATTGTATCCTGTATAAAAAAGTGGAGGTATTAACGTGACAGAATCAAAACTTAACGAAATTCATGATCATTGGGTTAAAAACAGTACTCCGATGAGATATGCAAATAAATTGGAGAGAAGCGAGTTTTTATTGAAATATGTAGAAAAGTATGTTGAGAAAAAAGGAAAGGTTCTTGAGGTTGGCTGTAATGTTGGTCGTAATCTGAATCATCTCTATGAGCATGGCTATAAAGGAATGACTGGAATTGAAATTAGTCAAGAAGCGGCTATTAGTCTTCAGAAAACGTATCCAAAACTTGCGGAAGATGCGGTAATTATTAATTCTCCAGTTGAGGACGTAATTAAAAAATTCCTTCCTAATTCTTTTAACTTAGTCTTTTCAATGGCAGTTTTTGAACATATCCACCCAGACAGTGAGTGGGTTTTTGAAGAAATAGCAAGAATTACAGGATCTTATTTAATAACAGTAGAAGCAGAAGAAACTTCACGTTGGCACATTTTCGCAAGAAACTACAAGACCATTTTTGAAAACTTTGGTTTTAAGCAGGTAACGGAAAGTAATTGCAAAGAAGCTGGTTTAGGACTATATACGCTTCGTGTATTTAAAAAAGTAGGAAATTAACTTTTCTTAACCCCCTATAGGGGGTACTTAATGAGCAACATAATTGCTGTTAGATTATAGTTGTGGGGTGCCATTGAAGAATCTATTGATATAGGAGGATACTATGAATACGTACGTAAAAAATTACTGGTCATTGTACCTTGATTTTCTTTACGACTTTCAAAAGTTGAACTATAAAGGATTTTCCTTATCATTTATATGTCATTTTCCTAGTTTAATTAGAAAAAACACAGAACTTTGGAAGGGTTTATATGATGAAAAATTCTCAGACCAATTAAAAAACGAGGTGAGAGATCAAAAGGAAATTCAAGAGGTATTTAATAACTATATTCTGTCTCATAAGAAAAAACAATTAGTTAAAGTGAAACAAGGAAAAGTAGTAGTGAATTATGATACAATACTTCGGTTTCCAGAAAAGACGTTCAATGATTATTTTGATCGCTCAAAAACAATGATTGTAATGGCGGGTAGTAAAAACAATAAAAAAAGATCTGGTAGTGTTTATGTAAATAGTACGCTATTTAATCTTCCAGTCAACTATTTAAGCAACTATAAAATAGATACAAAAAAAGATATAGTCAGGCTGCAAAATCAGGCAAAATCCATGTTCAAATCCTATAAAAATCACCATCTCTATAAGGATGGAAATTTCCAAACTTTATTTTTAAAAAAAATAGCTGAAATAGTAAATTGTATCGAACAATCCATTCATTTTTATGATGAAGTTCTTGTCTCTTGTTTACTTGTAGCTAGTACTCATAGTTATATAAGCCGTATTTTATTGTTAGTTGCTGCGGAAAGGGGCATACCTTCTATTTGTATACAGCATGGAATTCTTGCAAATGAATTCGGTTTTATACCTAAAATTGCTACAGTTGATGCTGTATATGGCAATTATGAGATGGGTTGGTATAAGCGATTGGGTGTCTCGAAAAAGTCTATTGCCATAACTGGTCATCCAAGATTTGATCAGGCATTTCAGCCTTCTACAGTAAAAAGGTCTAGGCTTTATAAACAATTAGGGCTTGATAAAAACAAAAAAACAATAATGATCGTCGTTAGGGGGAATCGAGATATTGCCAAATGGAGAATCTTAATTAATACAATATCTAAGAGAATAAATTTAAATATAGTTATTAAAGACTATCCTATTAAAACTCCTCACGATCTGACAAAAGAGTTTCCATTTGTCCATTCATCACAAGATTATAATTTATATGACATCCTCCCAAATGTTGACGTTATCGTTTCTTATCCATCTACAGTATGCTTAGAAGCCATGCTTGTAAACAAACCTTTATTTGTATTGAATAAGAAGTTACCGAGTTATACAGGTTATTATGATAGTTTAGATGAAATAGTTCAAAAGGATCCAAAACAATTAGGCGAATTGATAGTAAGATTTTTTAATGATTCTAATTGGAGAGCTTACGTCCATGAGAAAAGGGAAAAATTCCTTCAGAATGCTTATCCCGATTCCAGTATGTCGGGAGAACGATTGAAAAAGTTAATTAATAGCCTTACAAGATAGTACCTATCTAAAAAAGGCTGGATGGAGTTTATGCTTTTCATTATTTCAGACGAAGTGAACAACACATTTTTTCTGATAATATCTTTTAATCTCAATAATAGGAGGAAGAAAAATATGAGTAATGATAGTGAAAAAACGCTTAAAGAAATCCATGATTACTGGAAAAGCCATAGTTCACCAGACTATTACATGGATAAAATTGACCGAAGCGAGTTTTTAATCAATTATATAAATAAGTATATCGAGCAGAACGGAAAAATACTTGAAATTGGATGTAATGTAGGAAGAAATTTAAATTATCTTTATAAAAACAACTTTAATAACTTGACAGGAATTGAGATAAGTGAAGAAGCAATTCGTTCACTAAAAAAAACATACCCGTTATTAGCCAAAAACACTAACATTATCCATTCACCTGTTGAAGATATAATTAAAGAACTGCCTACTAAACATTTTGAACTTGTCTTTACTATGGCTGTGCTGGAACATATTCATCCGGAAAGTGAATGGGTATTTGAAGACATCGCAAGGATTACTGGGGGCTATTTAATTACTATCGAAGCTGAAAAAGCAAAAAACTGGCGGATTTTCCCAAGAGAATATAAAGAAATTTTTGAGAGGTTTGGTTTAAAACAGTTAGAAGAAACTCGCTGTGATTCAATAGCTGATTTGAGGGCGTATACTCTAAGAGTCTTTAAAAAGTGATCTGCCTTAAAGGGAAGTTCAAATTATAAAAAATAAGTAAACGTATTCCTTCATTATATGCAAAATAATTATGAACCTCACGGAAAAACAGAAGCGGCTATAGTCTATACTAATTTTGCTGACTCAGATTCAAGCATATTAGGTAGCACTTATAGAAGATAATTAGTAGTAGACTATAAGCTTTTATGGGAAAAAATGTTTGAAGAATACAAATTAAGGAGGTTAAGAATCCTTATGAATACTTTTGTGAAAAATTACTGGTCGTTATACGTGGATTTTCTGGAGGATTTTGAGAAACTGAATTATAAAGGTTTTTCATTATCGTATTTATTTTGTCACTTTTACAGTGTCGTTATAAACAATAATATACTATTGAATCAACTATATGATGAAAATATTGGCAGGCTGCTAAAAAATCAAGTTAAAGATCGAAAAGAAGTACAGGTGAAATTCAATACATTTATTCAATTACACACCAAGAATCCGTCTAAAGAAAAGAAACAAGGAAAAGTAGTCATTCATGTAGATAAACTTCTCCGATTTCCTAATAAAACCTTTACAGCTTACTTTAACCCCTCAAATACAATCATACTAAACTCTGGAAAGAATTCTAAAAACAAACTTAAAAAAAATTCAGCTACTACAATTTATGGGATAAATAATATTCCTATCGAATATCTTCAACATTATGCAGTGGATAATGGGAAAGCAGTAAAAAAGGCGCAAAACCAAGCGCGTGGTCTTTGCAAGGGCTATAAAAAACATCTACTATATAACGATGAACAATTTCAAAATATGTTTTTAATACAAATATCTCACATAATAAATTGTATTGAAGAGATAACTAATTTCCTGGATAGAGTATCGGTTTCGTGCATAGTTGTTTCGACTACTCATAGTTATATAAATCGTATTCTCGCTTTAGTTGCTGCAAAAAAAGGTATTCCAACTGTTTGTATACAGCATGGAATCATAGCAAATGAATTTGGTTATTTGCCAAAGGTTGCAACAATTGATGCTGTTTATGGAGATTTTGAAGTAGACTGGTATAAAAAAAAGGGAGTTCCTGTGGAGTCGCTTGAAGTCACTGGTCATCCTAGATTTGATGAGTTATTTAATAGAAGCACAATATCTCGGATTAAATTTAACCAACAATTGAGCTTAGATACTAACAAAAAAACATTAATGGTAACAGTTA
This region of Oceanobacillus sp. FSL K6-2867 genomic DNA includes:
- a CDS encoding class I SAM-dependent methyltransferase, which encodes MTESKLNEIHDHWVKNSTPMRYANKLERSEFLLKYVEKYVEKKGKVLEVGCNVGRNLNHLYEHGYKGMTGIEISQEAAISLQKTYPKLAEDAVIINSPVEDVIKKFLPNSFNLVFSMAVFEHIHPDSEWVFEEIARITGSYLITVEAEETSRWHIFARNYKTIFENFGFKQVTESNCKEAGLGLYTLRVFKKVGN
- a CDS encoding CDP-glycerol glycerophosphotransferase family protein; amino-acid sequence: MNTTSRNYWSLYVEFLEVFKDLNYKGFSIPYLCHFRSLNHENKYIWDHLSSEEFIKSLSHEVRDQKTLQQIFNTYKQSHINRKTSKLFNKASHTNGKVVLYDAYNLIRFPKEIITKHFSPTSTIFLQDYKLNEKPKVIKGIPVEGIPSHYLEEYSANVSSNIQILKDKADKIISTYTGHPMFNNETFKKYFYMQIEGIVNRIEEANRYFRKNPVSCIIFSSTHYYQCRTIAMVAAELGIPTICMQHGIIGDERGYMPKIADVDAVYSNFEINWFKQLDISDQALEVIGHPRFDTIHQDPSVSKNELEKQLALKENKKTILIIVRGKIQIEKWEKLIKILDKTGDYNIVIKDYPYLTHQLTAISPNLYPSKHFQLYDLIHHSDLVVSYISTVGLEAMIAKKPVFVLSTPFPTYTGYFDSLGELVQSDPLIISKMINNYFIDEKFKELVEEKREAFLSQAYPAAKPSGDRLVDLVNRLAKSIRDSH
- a CDS encoding class I SAM-dependent methyltransferase, which gives rise to MSNDSEKTLKEIHDYWKSHSSPDYYMDKIDRSEFLINYINKYIEQNGKILEIGCNVGRNLNYLYKNNFNNLTGIEISEEAIRSLKKTYPLLAKNTNIIHSPVEDIIKELPTKHFELVFTMAVLEHIHPESEWVFEDIARITGGYLITIEAEKAKNWRIFPREYKEIFERFGLKQLEETRCDSIADLRAYTLRVFKK
- a CDS encoding CDP-glycerol glycerophosphotransferase family protein, with protein sequence MNTYVKNYWSLYLDFLYDFQKLNYKGFSLSFICHFPSLIRKNTELWKGLYDEKFSDQLKNEVRDQKEIQEVFNNYILSHKKKQLVKVKQGKVVVNYDTILRFPEKTFNDYFDRSKTMIVMAGSKNNKKRSGSVYVNSTLFNLPVNYLSNYKIDTKKDIVRLQNQAKSMFKSYKNHHLYKDGNFQTLFLKKIAEIVNCIEQSIHFYDEVLVSCLLVASTHSYISRILLLVAAERGIPSICIQHGILANEFGFIPKIATVDAVYGNYEMGWYKRLGVSKKSIAITGHPRFDQAFQPSTVKRSRLYKQLGLDKNKKTIMIVVRGNRDIAKWRILINTISKRINLNIVIKDYPIKTPHDLTKEFPFVHSSQDYNLYDILPNVDVIVSYPSTVCLEAMLVNKPLFVLNKKLPSYTGYYDSLDEIVQKDPKQLGELIVRFFNDSNWRAYVHEKREKFLQNAYPDSSMSGERLKKLINSLTR